From a single Canis aureus isolate CA01 chromosome 5, VMU_Caureus_v.1.0, whole genome shotgun sequence genomic region:
- the LOC144313555 gene encoding uncharacterized protein LOC144313555: protein MGTSQSKFDSKTPLGCLLANLRTLELDQDLRRRRLIHYCTVAWPQYRLNNQAQWPPEGTFDYQILTDLDNLCRRQGKWSEVPYVQAFWTLRSRPDLCSSCSTFQVLLARSPPPTLPHSTSRDSNLAPPSPLVEPPEDLSRPPVRAPHLSPPPYQPAPQQPVSPTPSSISETPGPGPASSIPSPTVPLLPAPEPQPPSSPLPSPPISARTRSKNSSPDLVCPLREVAGAEGVVRVHAPFSLQDLSQIEKRLGSFSANPDNYIKEFQYLAQAYDLTWHDLHVIQTTTLTTEERERIQAAARGHADQVHLTDATMAVGAQVVPAVEPGWDYQDGQDGRRRRDHVVRCLIAGMRAASNKAVNYDKIREIIQAPDENPAIFLNRLTEALIQYTRLDPACPAGATVLATHFISQSAPDIRKKLKKVEEGPQTPISDLVRMAFKVFNSREEAAELKRQARLQQKVQLQTQALVAALRPRLQEPAERGTHPHPSGGLLQMRD from the coding sequence ATGGGAACCTCCCAGTCCAAATTCGATTCCAAAACGCCTTTAGGATGCCTACTGGCTAATCTCCGAACTCTGGAGTTAGACCAGGACTTACGAAGGCGACGCCTTATCCATTACTGTACCGTCGCTTGGCCTCAATATCGGCTGAATAACCAAGCGCAATGGCCACCTGAAGGCACTTTCGATTATCAGATACTTACGGACCTTGATAATCTCTGTAGACGCCAAGGCAAATGGTCTGAGGTGCCCTATGTCCAGGCTTTCTGGACCCTGCGCTCCAGACCAGATCTCTGCTCTAGCTGCTCAACCTTTCAGGTACTCCTAGCCCGCTCTCCCCCGCCGACTCTTCCCCACTCCACCTCTAGAGACTCCAACTtggcccctccatcccccctcgTGGAGCCTCCTGAAGATCTCTCCAGGCCCCCTGTAAGGGCCCCAcacctgtctcctcctccctaccAACCCGCTCCCCAACAACCTGTGTCCCCGACTCCTTCCTCAATCTCCGaaactccaggcccaggcccagcctcgaGCATACCCTCTCCAACCgttcctctcctcccagccccagaaCCTCAACCACCTTCcagccccctcccttctcctcctatcTCTGCCCGTACCAGATCCAAAAACTCTTCCCCGGACCTGGTCTGCCCCTTGAGGGAGGTTGCAGGGGCTGAAGGGGTTGTCCGAGTCCATGCGCCCTTTTCTCTACAAGACCTATCCCAAATAGAAAAACGCTTAGGTTCCTTTTCGGCCAATCCCGACAACTACATCAAGGAATTCCAATACTTGGCGCAGGCCTATGACCTAACCTGGCATGACTTACATGTCATCCAGACCACCACCCTCACCACTGAGGAGAGGGAACGTATCCAGGCTGCTGCCCGGGGACACGCTGATCAGGTCCACCTTACCGACGCCACAATGGCGGTCGGTGCTCAGGTGGTCCCCGCCGTAGAGCCAGGCTGGGATTACCAAGACGGCCAAGATGGCCGCCGGCGCCGCGACCACGTGGTCCGATGTCTCATCGCCGGCATGCGGGCGGCCTCTAATAAGGCCGTAAATTATGACAAGATCAGAGAAATCATACAGGCCCCTGACGAAAACCCGGCTATATTCCTTAACCGGCTGACCGAGGCATTAATTCAGTACACTCGCTTGGACCCGGCCTGTCCCGCGGGGGCCACGGTTCTAGCCACACATTTTATCTCTCAGTCAGCCCCAGATATccgcaaaaaattaaagaaagtcgAGGAAGGCCCTCAGACCCCCATTTCTGACCTAGTGAGAATGGCATTTAAGGTCTTTAACTCCCGTGAGGAAGCCGCAGAGCTGAAGCGACAGGCCAGACTCCAGCAGAAGGTTCAGCTACAAACCCAGGCCTTGGTAGCAGCCCTGCGGCCGCGGCTCCAGGAGCCAGCAGAGAGGGGGACCCACCCGCACCCCTCCGGGGGCCTGCTTCAAATGCGGGACTGA